From Luteococcus japonicus, one genomic window encodes:
- a CDS encoding DeoR/GlpR family DNA-binding transcription regulator, which yields MVAILAALAEHGSLQLAELSTLLDVSPATIRRDVASLAAQGLLSRTHGGVRSLGAAHELPVSLRDGWHRASKRAIAQLVAGLVPPGRHAIALTGGTTTTEVLRALRQREDLTIITNSVGLALEAAGQGQSRVLIAGGVLRPNSLELVGNLAEATFRQINVGTAIVGSDGVSVSGGLTTHDEIEANTNHTMIERAQCVIAVADGSKVGQVTLARLARLDEIDVLVTDSTADSAELERIRQHGIQVHVVTIDAPV from the coding sequence ATGGTCGCGATCCTCGCGGCGCTCGCCGAGCACGGATCGCTGCAACTCGCTGAGCTGTCCACCCTGCTCGACGTCTCCCCGGCAACCATCCGGCGGGATGTCGCGAGCCTTGCGGCTCAGGGCCTGCTCTCCCGCACGCACGGAGGCGTCCGGAGCCTGGGCGCCGCGCACGAATTGCCGGTGAGCCTGCGCGACGGATGGCACCGCGCCTCCAAGCGCGCCATTGCCCAGCTGGTCGCGGGACTGGTCCCCCCGGGGCGGCACGCCATTGCCCTGACCGGCGGCACCACCACGACCGAGGTCCTGCGCGCCCTGCGTCAACGCGAGGACCTGACGATCATCACCAATTCCGTCGGCCTTGCTCTGGAGGCGGCCGGCCAGGGCCAGTCCAGAGTGCTGATCGCGGGAGGAGTCCTGCGGCCGAATTCCCTGGAGTTGGTGGGCAACCTGGCCGAGGCCACCTTCCGGCAGATCAATGTCGGGACTGCCATCGTCGGATCCGATGGAGTCAGTGTCAGTGGCGGGTTGACCACGCACGACGAGATCGAGGCCAACACCAATCACACGATGATCGAGCGGGCACAGTGCGTCATTGCCGTCGCGGACGGCTCGAAGGTCGGACAGGTGACGCTGGCGCGCCTGGCCCGACTGGACGAGATCGATGTCCTGGTGACCGACTCGACCGCGGACTCCGCGGAGCTCGAGCGCATCCGGCAGCACGGCATCCAGGTGCACGTCGTCACCATCGACGCCCCCGTCTGA
- a CDS encoding HU family DNA-binding protein: MNKAELIDSLAKAHFEGNKAVATRALNAVVDTISTEVAAKGKVSITGFGVFEVLHREARMVRNPRTGERKQAEAMDIPRFRPGTDLKKRVEAAAKK, encoded by the coding sequence GTGAACAAGGCTGAACTCATCGACTCTCTGGCCAAGGCCCATTTCGAGGGCAACAAGGCCGTCGCGACCCGAGCGCTCAACGCGGTCGTCGACACCATCTCCACCGAAGTTGCCGCCAAGGGCAAGGTCTCCATCACCGGTTTCGGTGTCTTCGAGGTCCTGCACCGCGAGGCCCGCATGGTCCGCAACCCGCGCACCGGGGAGCGCAAGCAGGCCGAGGCGATGGACATCCCTCGTTTCCGTCCCGGCACGGACCTCAAGAAGCGTGTCGAGGCCGCAGCCAAGAAGTGA
- the leuC gene encoding 3-isopropylmalate dehydratase large subunit, which yields MGKTLSQKVWDAHVVRSQEGEPDLLFIDLHLVHEVTSPQAFDGLRLAGRPVRRPDLTLATEDHNTPTLDIDKPIADPVSRLQVDTLRKNAAEFGVPIHSLGSKDQGVVHIIGPQLGLTQPGMTIVCGDSHTATHGAFGALAFGIGTSEVEHVLATQTLPQASPRMMAVNINGDLPEGVTPKDVVLALIAQVGTGGGQGYIVEYRGRAIEQMSMEGRMTICNMSIEWGAKAGMVAPDQTTFDYLKGRPNAPEDEDWEAAVEYWKTLRTDDDAVFDVQVDLDASTLTPFVTWGTNPGQGAPLAGNVPNPEDFTDPDERQAASRALEYMDLTAGQPLREIGVDTVFLGSCTNGRIEDLRLAASVLQGRTVAEGVRMLVVPGSARVRLEAETEGLDKVFLEAGAEWRAAGCSMCLGMNPDQLAPGERSASTSNRNFEGRQGKGGRTHLVSPAVAAATAVTGHLSAPADL from the coding sequence ATGGGCAAGACACTGAGCCAGAAGGTGTGGGACGCACACGTCGTACGCAGCCAGGAGGGTGAGCCGGACCTGCTCTTCATCGACCTCCACCTCGTGCACGAGGTCACCAGCCCGCAGGCCTTCGACGGGCTGCGTCTGGCCGGCCGTCCCGTGCGTCGGCCCGACCTCACCCTGGCCACCGAGGACCACAACACCCCCACGCTGGACATCGACAAGCCCATCGCGGACCCGGTCTCGCGCCTGCAGGTGGACACCTTGCGCAAGAATGCCGCGGAATTCGGGGTGCCGATCCACTCGCTGGGCAGCAAGGACCAGGGCGTGGTGCACATCATCGGTCCGCAGCTGGGCCTGACCCAGCCCGGCATGACCATCGTCTGCGGCGACTCGCACACGGCCACCCATGGCGCCTTCGGGGCCCTGGCCTTCGGTATCGGCACCAGCGAGGTCGAACATGTGCTGGCCACCCAGACGCTTCCGCAGGCAAGCCCCAGGATGATGGCGGTCAACATCAACGGTGACCTGCCCGAGGGAGTGACCCCCAAGGACGTCGTGCTGGCCCTGATCGCGCAGGTGGGCACCGGCGGTGGGCAGGGCTACATCGTCGAGTACCGCGGCCGGGCCATCGAGCAGATGTCGATGGAGGGCCGGATGACCATCTGCAACATGTCCATCGAATGGGGAGCGAAGGCGGGCATGGTCGCGCCGGACCAGACCACCTTCGACTACCTCAAGGGCCGTCCCAATGCGCCCGAGGACGAGGACTGGGAAGCGGCCGTCGAGTACTGGAAGACCCTGCGCACCGACGACGACGCGGTCTTCGACGTGCAGGTTGACCTCGACGCCAGCACCCTGACCCCCTTCGTCACGTGGGGCACCAATCCGGGGCAGGGCGCCCCGCTGGCCGGCAATGTCCCCAACCCGGAGGACTTCACCGATCCCGACGAGCGCCAGGCCGCCAGCCGGGCGCTGGAGTACATGGACCTGACCGCCGGCCAGCCGCTGCGCGAGATCGGCGTCGACACGGTCTTCCTCGGCTCCTGCACCAATGGCCGGATCGAGGACCTCCGGCTGGCCGCCAGCGTCCTGCAGGGACGCACGGTGGCCGAGGGAGTCCGGATGCTCGTCGTCCCCGGCTCGGCCCGGGTGCGCCTGGAGGCGGAGACCGAGGGCCTGGACAAGGTCTTCCTGGAGGCGGGGGCTGAATGGCGTGCCGCCGGATGCTCCATGTGCCTGGGCATGAACCCGGACCAGCTGGCACCGGGGGAGCGCAGTGCCTCCACCAGCAACCGCAACTTCGAGGGCCGGCAGGGCAAGGGCGGGCGTACCCACCTGGTCAGCCCCGCAGTCGCCGCCGCCACGGCCGTGACCGGCCACCTGTCCGCTCCCGCGGACCTCTGA
- the leuD gene encoding 3-isopropylmalate dehydratase small subunit, which translates to MEKFATHTGIAVPLRRSNVDTDQIIPAVYLKRITRTGFEDGLFSAWRSDPDFVLNKQPYDKGSVLVAGPDFGTGSSREHAVWALQNYGFKVVIGSRFGDIFRGNAGKAGLLVATVGQDVVEQLWQAAEEHPEVPFTVDLAARTITAGELSVAFQIDEHTAHRLLEGLDDIGSTLQHEEDIAAYEAGRPSFKPTTLPVRTAG; encoded by the coding sequence ATGGAGAAGTTCGCCACCCACACCGGCATTGCCGTCCCGCTGCGTCGTTCCAATGTGGACACCGACCAGATCATCCCGGCCGTCTACCTCAAGCGGATCACCCGCACCGGTTTCGAGGACGGCCTGTTCAGCGCCTGGCGCAGTGACCCGGACTTCGTGCTGAACAAGCAGCCCTATGACAAGGGATCGGTCCTGGTGGCCGGCCCGGACTTCGGCACCGGAAGCTCCCGCGAGCACGCCGTCTGGGCACTGCAGAACTACGGCTTCAAGGTGGTCATCGGATCCCGCTTCGGTGACATCTTCCGCGGAAATGCCGGCAAGGCCGGCCTGCTGGTCGCCACCGTCGGCCAGGATGTCGTCGAGCAGCTGTGGCAGGCGGCCGAGGAGCACCCCGAGGTGCCCTTCACCGTGGACCTTGCCGCACGCACCATCACCGCGGGCGAGCTGAGCGTCGCATTCCAGATCGACGAGCACACCGCGCACCGGCTGCTCGAGGGTCTGGATGACATCGGTTCGACCCTGCAGCACGAGGAGGACATCGCCGCCTACGAGGCCGGACGGCCCTCCTTCAAGCCGACGACACTGCCCGTGCGAACCGCCGGATAG
- a CDS encoding lysophospholipid acyltransferase family protein encodes MAGKNSPQRSSRRRVALRDGEPTYRVLGLVIHSVDRALTSYDWRGQERIPATGGALVVANHISNYDPLALGDFLIWSGRWPRFLGKSDLWKVPVVRFFAKGCRQIPVERNSARAVDSLQAARDALDEGEMVVIYPEGTVGTDPEGWPMTGRTGAARLALDTRCPVIPVGQWGAQQILPGKKVGIPKFFPRPTLRMNVGEPLDLSDLYDHPDRHLAVRVATERMLDAITGLVGELREEQPPADRYDVRKKARVPKGPRTV; translated from the coding sequence ATGGCAGGCAAGAACAGTCCCCAGAGGTCGTCACGGCGACGCGTCGCCCTGCGCGACGGTGAACCCACCTACCGCGTCCTCGGACTTGTCATCCACAGCGTTGACCGTGCCCTCACCAGCTACGACTGGCGTGGCCAGGAGCGCATCCCGGCCACCGGTGGTGCCCTGGTGGTGGCGAACCACATCAGCAACTACGACCCGCTGGCGCTGGGCGACTTCCTCATCTGGTCCGGGCGGTGGCCGCGCTTCCTGGGCAAGTCGGATCTGTGGAAGGTGCCCGTCGTGCGCTTCTTCGCCAAGGGCTGCCGCCAGATCCCCGTGGAGCGCAACAGTGCTCGCGCCGTCGACTCCCTGCAGGCGGCCCGCGACGCGCTCGACGAGGGCGAGATGGTCGTGATCTACCCCGAGGGAACCGTCGGGACCGATCCCGAGGGTTGGCCGATGACCGGACGCACCGGCGCCGCGCGCTTGGCCCTGGACACCCGCTGCCCGGTCATCCCGGTGGGACAGTGGGGCGCCCAGCAGATCCTGCCCGGCAAGAAGGTGGGCATCCCGAAGTTCTTCCCGCGCCCGACGCTGCGGATGAATGTCGGTGAGCCGCTGGACCTTTCGGACCTCTACGACCACCCGGACCGACACCTCGCGGTGCGCGTCGCCACCGAGCGGATGCTGGATGCCATCACCGGCCTGGTGGGGGAACTGCGGGAAGAGCAGCCCCCGGCCGACCGCTATGACGTACGCAAGAAGGCCCGCGTGCCCAAGGGGCCGAGGACCGTCTGA
- a CDS encoding thiamine-phosphate kinase, giving the protein MDAIIGSGTGPATDRTADTLASVGEFGVIAQITRDLVMSPQVSVGPGDDAAVFLVDGSAVTSTDLLVEGVHFRTDWSSAEEIGRKAVAVNVADLEAMGATPVSMVIGLGAPGSLPAQWVREFSTGVRMEADRAGICLVGGDTTGAREITICVTVIGQTEGRAPVLRSGARTGQVLAVKGRLGWAAAGLSVLERGFRSPRAAVDSQRVPRVPYGAGREAARAGATAMLDVSDGLLADLGHIADASRVVIDLDSARFEIDEPVRAVAAATGRDALGLVLAGGEDHALAACFEVGSVPDGWQVLGRVRDPEAEEGPTVLVDGKHWEGSAGWDHYRRG; this is encoded by the coding sequence ATGGACGCTATCATCGGCAGCGGCACGGGCCCTGCCACCGACCGCACCGCGGATACCCTTGCCAGCGTCGGAGAGTTCGGCGTTATCGCACAGATCACTCGTGACCTGGTGATGTCGCCGCAGGTCTCCGTGGGCCCTGGGGACGATGCCGCGGTCTTCCTCGTCGACGGCTCGGCGGTCACCAGCACCGACCTGCTGGTCGAGGGCGTGCACTTCCGCACGGACTGGAGCAGCGCGGAGGAGATCGGGCGCAAGGCCGTCGCCGTCAACGTGGCGGACCTGGAGGCGATGGGTGCCACGCCGGTGTCGATGGTGATCGGGCTGGGTGCGCCGGGCAGCCTACCGGCCCAGTGGGTGCGCGAGTTCTCCACCGGGGTCCGGATGGAGGCAGACCGCGCAGGCATCTGCCTGGTGGGCGGCGACACCACCGGAGCCCGGGAGATCACCATCTGCGTCACGGTGATCGGCCAGACGGAGGGACGTGCCCCGGTGCTGCGCTCGGGTGCCCGCACCGGTCAGGTGCTTGCGGTCAAGGGACGCCTGGGCTGGGCCGCCGCCGGCCTCTCGGTGCTGGAACGAGGCTTCCGTTCCCCGCGCGCGGCCGTCGACTCCCAACGCGTCCCACGCGTTCCCTATGGGGCGGGGCGTGAGGCGGCGAGGGCGGGTGCCACCGCGATGCTCGACGTCTCCGACGGCCTGCTGGCAGACCTGGGACACATCGCCGATGCCAGCCGGGTGGTGATCGACCTGGACAGCGCACGCTTCGAGATCGACGAGCCGGTCCGAGCCGTTGCCGCGGCGACGGGCCGCGACGCACTGGGGCTCGTGCTCGCCGGGGGAGAGGACCACGCCCTGGCGGCCTGCTTCGAGGTGGGTAGCGTTCCGGACGGCTGGCAGGTGCTGGGCCGCGTGCGGGATCCGGAGGCCGAGGAGGGGCCCACGGTCCTGGTCGACGGGAAGCACTGGGAGGGCAGCGCCGGCTGGGACCACTACCGACGGGGCTGA
- a CDS encoding helix-turn-helix domain-containing protein, with amino-acid sequence MKSVLVREVIGETLREQRFAQGRTLREVSMAARVSLGYLSEVERGQKEASSELLSSICQALEVPLSVILGIVSQKLAAAERARVKVAA; translated from the coding sequence GTGAAGTCTGTCCTGGTTCGAGAAGTCATCGGGGAAACCCTGCGCGAGCAGCGCTTTGCGCAGGGGCGCACACTGCGGGAGGTCTCGATGGCCGCTCGGGTGAGCCTTGGTTACCTGTCCGAGGTTGAGCGCGGTCAGAAGGAAGCCTCCAGCGAGCTGTTGAGCTCCATCTGCCAAGCCCTCGAGGTGCCGCTGTCCGTGATCCTTGGCATCGTCAGCCAGAAGCTGGCCGCCGCGGAGCGTGCCCGCGTCAAGGTGGCTGCGTGA
- a CDS encoding CinA family protein yields the protein MNACQNGVEAELHSLCAELVAELGRRGLTLGTCESLTGGGLAAALTSVPGASRVFRGGLVTYASDLKSSLVGVDATLVAREGVINEATARQMADGASRALGVDVALSCTGVAGPDPQDGQPPGVVWAGLRMPDGRVLTERLDLTGDRATIRQLTVFACLRLAREWVCS from the coding sequence GTGAACGCCTGCCAGAATGGCGTCGAGGCGGAGCTCCACTCCCTGTGCGCCGAACTCGTCGCCGAGCTGGGCCGACGCGGGCTGACGCTGGGTACCTGCGAGTCGCTGACCGGTGGCGGTCTTGCCGCCGCGCTGACCTCGGTGCCCGGAGCCTCGAGGGTCTTTCGCGGTGGCCTGGTCACCTATGCCAGTGACCTCAAGTCCTCCCTCGTCGGAGTGGATGCGACGCTGGTTGCCCGCGAGGGCGTGATCAACGAGGCCACCGCCCGCCAGATGGCCGATGGGGCATCGCGTGCCCTGGGTGTGGACGTGGCCCTGTCGTGCACCGGGGTTGCGGGACCGGACCCTCAGGACGGTCAGCCTCCCGGGGTGGTCTGGGCGGGCTTGCGCATGCCCGACGGGCGGGTCCTCACCGAGCGCCTCGATCTGACGGGAGACCGAGCGACAATTCGGCAGTTGACCGTGTTTGCTTGCCTCCGCCTTGCACGTGAATGGGTGTGTTCCTGA
- a CDS encoding D-alanine--D-alanine ligase family protein yields the protein MTEHAATARPEDHPGQGDRIRVAVVFGGRSEEHPVSCSTAASVLSAIDRERYEVIPIGITRQGQWVVVDDDPEPLRLRPGQTPEVAAAGTGVIVPMQVGDRALKTLEAGQPPAVLGDVDVVLPLVHGPFGEDGTLQGLFELADMRYVGCGVLASAVMMDKHYMKVVFEAAGLPVGPYRVITDRQWRSEPDAALARVGELEFPVFVKPCRAGSSFGITRVTEPTGLREAIEEARRHDPKVIVEQGIVGREIECGVLQGHGTDAPRVSEPGEIVVAGGHDFYDFDAKYLDGASVQLTSPAEVDDQVKARVQQVARDAFEAAGCEGLARVDSFVTPDGQVILNEINTMPGFTPSSMFPVMWAATGLDYPSLVDDLITLAMERPTGLR from the coding sequence ATGACCGAGCACGCCGCCACCGCACGCCCCGAAGACCACCCCGGCCAAGGGGACAGGATCCGGGTCGCGGTCGTCTTCGGCGGTCGTTCCGAGGAGCACCCGGTCAGCTGCTCCACCGCTGCCAGCGTGCTGTCCGCGATCGACCGGGAGCGCTACGAGGTCATCCCGATCGGCATCACCAGGCAGGGTCAGTGGGTCGTCGTGGACGACGACCCCGAGCCGCTCCGCCTGCGCCCCGGCCAGACGCCCGAGGTGGCGGCCGCGGGTACCGGAGTGATCGTGCCGATGCAGGTGGGGGACCGCGCACTCAAGACCCTGGAGGCCGGCCAGCCTCCCGCGGTGCTCGGTGACGTGGACGTCGTGCTGCCGCTGGTGCACGGCCCCTTCGGCGAGGACGGGACCCTGCAGGGGCTCTTCGAACTGGCCGACATGCGCTACGTGGGCTGCGGTGTGCTGGCCAGCGCGGTGATGATGGACAAGCACTACATGAAAGTGGTCTTCGAGGCCGCCGGACTTCCCGTCGGCCCCTATCGGGTGATCACCGACCGCCAGTGGCGCAGCGAACCGGACGCGGCGCTGGCCCGGGTCGGCGAGCTGGAATTCCCCGTCTTCGTGAAGCCCTGCCGCGCGGGTTCCAGCTTCGGCATCACCCGGGTCACCGAGCCCACCGGGCTGCGCGAGGCCATCGAGGAGGCGCGTCGCCATGACCCCAAGGTGATCGTCGAGCAAGGCATCGTCGGCCGCGAGATCGAGTGCGGTGTGCTGCAGGGGCACGGCACCGACGCCCCGCGGGTCTCCGAACCAGGCGAGATCGTCGTGGCTGGCGGGCATGACTTCTACGACTTCGACGCCAAGTACCTCGACGGCGCCTCCGTGCAGCTCACCAGCCCCGCCGAGGTGGATGACCAGGTCAAGGCCAGGGTGCAGCAGGTGGCCCGTGATGCCTTCGAGGCGGCCGGTTGCGAGGGGCTGGCGCGGGTGGACTCCTTCGTCACCCCGGACGGTCAGGTCATCCTGAACGAGATCAACACCATGCCCGGTTTCACGCCCAGCTCGATGTTCCCGGTGATGTGGGCCGCGACGGGGCTGGACTACCCGAGCCTGGTGGACGACCTGATCACCCTGGCCATGGAGCGTCCCACGGGCCTGCGCTGA
- a CDS encoding Lrp/AsnC family transcriptional regulator — MVRAYVLVQTSVGKIPHVAEALKAMPTTVQCDEVTGPYDVVALVEVPAIEDLGRLVASQIQTIEGLTRTVTCPVVGY, encoded by the coding sequence ATGGTGAGGGCCTATGTGCTGGTGCAGACCAGTGTCGGCAAGATTCCGCACGTTGCCGAGGCCCTCAAGGCCATGCCCACGACGGTGCAGTGCGACGAGGTGACCGGTCCCTATGACGTGGTGGCGCTGGTGGAGGTACCCGCCATCGAGGACCTGGGCCGGCTGGTCGCTTCCCAGATCCAGACCATCGAGGGCCTCACCCGCACCGTGACCTGCCCCGTCGTCGGCTACTGA
- the pgsA gene encoding CDP-diacylglycerol--glycerol-3-phosphate 3-phosphatidyltransferase — protein MTSAAPAGKAPSQWNVPNVLTGVRMLLVPVFAWMLLSHPHEFDWRLWTTVVFCIAIATDFVDGKIARKYNLVTNFGKLWDPIADKALTGMAFVGLSILGELQWWVTIIILIREWGITILRWGIMKYGVMAANQGGKLKTFTQSLALVLYLMWLPKLPEVLQWLAWGLMGAAFVLTVLTGLDYLREAARLRREALARWAAEGHPGRP, from the coding sequence ATGACGTCCGCCGCACCGGCAGGCAAGGCCCCCAGCCAGTGGAATGTCCCCAACGTCCTGACGGGCGTGCGGATGTTGCTGGTCCCCGTCTTCGCCTGGATGCTGCTGAGCCACCCACACGAGTTCGACTGGCGGCTGTGGACCACCGTGGTCTTCTGCATCGCCATCGCGACGGACTTCGTGGACGGGAAGATCGCCCGCAAGTACAACCTGGTGACCAATTTCGGGAAGCTGTGGGACCCGATTGCGGACAAGGCACTGACCGGTATGGCCTTCGTCGGGCTCAGCATCCTGGGCGAGCTGCAGTGGTGGGTGACCATCATCATCCTGATACGGGAGTGGGGGATCACCATCCTGCGCTGGGGAATCATGAAGTATGGCGTGATGGCGGCCAACCAGGGCGGCAAACTCAAGACCTTCACCCAGTCCTTGGCTCTGGTGCTCTACCTGATGTGGCTGCCGAAGCTTCCTGAGGTCTTGCAGTGGCTTGCCTGGGGTCTGATGGGTGCCGCCTTCGTGCTCACCGTCCTGACCGGCCTCGACTACCTGCGGGAGGCCGCCAGGCTGCGCCGCGAAGCCCTGGCGCGCTGGGCCGCCGAGGGACACCCCGGACGGCCGTGA
- the rimO gene encoding 30S ribosomal protein S12 methylthiotransferase RimO: MTDTATGQSPDQLTTVYLVTLGCARNEVDSEELAARLEAGGFRLVDDPQEAEAVMVNTCGFVEQAKKDSVDTLLAAADLKEQGSAKAVVAVGCMAERYGQELATSMPEADAVLGFDDYADVAEKLNRIMHGEQHQAHVPRDRRSLLPLTPVARREAASAVSVPGHHTERPSLADVAPASGPRILRRRLGNSPSAPLKLASGCDRRCAFCAIPAFRGSYLSRTPEEVLAEARWLAEQGVKEVFLVSENTSSYGKDLGDLRSLEKLLKDLSAVDGLDWIRVSYLQPAELRPSLVEAMVGTDKVVPYFDISFQHAAPSVLRRMRRFGDPESFLKLIEQVREHAPQAGIRSNVIAGFPGETEADVQTLKDFVTEARLDVLGVFGYSDEEGTEAASLDGKVDPDEVERRRAEVADLATELCDQRAEERVGELVEVLVESVTDDDGEPEVIGRARHQGPEVDGSTQLVGIEPAIGDLVKATVVDSLGVDLVAEVRPRG; the protein is encoded by the coding sequence ATGACTGACACCGCCACGGGCCAGAGCCCGGACCAGCTGACCACAGTGTACCTCGTCACCCTGGGCTGTGCCCGCAACGAGGTGGACTCCGAGGAGCTCGCGGCCCGGCTGGAGGCTGGTGGCTTCCGCCTGGTCGACGACCCACAGGAGGCCGAGGCCGTGATGGTCAACACCTGTGGCTTCGTGGAGCAGGCCAAGAAGGACTCGGTGGACACCCTGCTGGCCGCAGCCGACCTCAAGGAACAGGGGTCGGCGAAGGCAGTGGTCGCCGTGGGCTGCATGGCCGAGCGCTATGGCCAGGAGCTGGCCACCTCCATGCCGGAGGCCGACGCCGTGCTCGGCTTCGACGACTACGCGGATGTCGCCGAAAAGCTCAACCGGATCATGCATGGCGAACAGCACCAGGCGCATGTCCCCCGGGACCGGCGTAGCCTGCTGCCCCTGACCCCCGTCGCCCGCCGCGAGGCAGCTTCCGCCGTGTCCGTCCCCGGGCACCACACGGAACGGCCGTCCCTGGCGGACGTGGCGCCCGCCAGCGGCCCCCGGATCCTGCGCCGCCGGCTGGGGAACAGCCCGTCCGCGCCGCTGAAGCTCGCCTCGGGCTGTGACCGTCGCTGTGCCTTCTGCGCCATCCCCGCCTTCCGCGGCTCCTACCTGTCCCGTACGCCCGAGGAAGTCCTGGCCGAGGCCCGCTGGCTGGCGGAGCAGGGCGTCAAGGAGGTCTTCCTGGTCAGCGAGAACACCTCCAGCTATGGCAAGGATTTGGGGGACCTGCGCAGCCTGGAGAAGCTGCTGAAGGACCTGTCCGCCGTCGACGGCCTGGACTGGATCCGGGTCAGCTACCTGCAGCCCGCCGAACTGCGTCCATCCCTGGTGGAGGCGATGGTGGGCACGGACAAGGTGGTGCCCTACTTCGACATCAGCTTCCAGCACGCCGCCCCCTCCGTACTGCGGCGGATGCGCCGCTTCGGTGACCCCGAGAGCTTCCTGAAGCTCATCGAGCAGGTGCGCGAGCACGCCCCCCAGGCAGGCATCCGGTCCAATGTGATCGCCGGCTTCCCCGGTGAGACCGAGGCCGACGTCCAGACGCTGAAGGACTTCGTCACCGAAGCCCGGCTCGATGTGCTGGGTGTCTTCGGATACTCCGACGAGGAGGGCACCGAGGCCGCCTCGCTGGATGGCAAGGTGGATCCCGACGAGGTGGAGCGACGCCGCGCCGAGGTGGCGGACCTGGCCACCGAGCTGTGTGACCAGCGCGCGGAGGAGCGCGTAGGTGAACTCGTCGAGGTCCTGGTGGAGTCGGTGACCGATGACGATGGTGAGCCCGAAGTGATCGGCCGCGCCCGGCACCAGGGGCCAGAGGTGGATGGATCCACCCAGCTGGTGGGTATCGAGCCGGCGATCGGTGACCTGGTCAAGGCCACCGTCGTCGACAGCCTGGGAGTCGACCTGGTGGCCGAGGTCCGGCCACGAGGCTGA